The nucleotide window GCGAAAGGTTCATAAATCAGCTCCTTCAAAAAATAGACCCCAATGCGAACCTTCTTTCGTTTAAAATAACCCCTGAGCCTGTAACTGATCTTTCGACCCCTGCGATGATGGTTGTAGAATACGAAATTCCAGAGTATGCAACGGTGGCGGGCGATTATCTCCTTCTCCAAGCCCCGATGGTGCAGCAGGTTTTCGATTTACTGGCAGACGGCGTTAAGAAAGCCATATCGCTTCAGCAGCGAAAGTTTCCTTTGAGGCTTACAGCAACATATAGCGTAAAAACAGACGAAGAAATAGAGCTTCCCAAGGTCTACAAAATAGCCAGTCAGCCCGAACAGGCAAGAATAGACAATAAATATTTCACATTCAAGGCGGATTACAAAGTGGAAGGAAAAAGAGTTAAATACTCAAGCTACACAGCTTTGAAAGACATCGATGTCCCCGTTGAAGATTATCAGGAATTCCGCGATGCATTCAACAAATATCAGACAGCAGGCAAAGGAATGTTAATACTAAACATTGAGAAGAAAAGCACCAAAAGCCGAAGAAAACACCGCTGATTAAAATGAAAACAACTGAAAAATTCATATATAGGAGGAAACAATGAGAAAACTTGCGTGGATAATACTTTCAATCGTTTTTTTAGGCGCGTCTTTTGCCGTTGACCTATCAGCAGATACCACGGTAGAACCAGACCTACTTAGGCTTATACGCTCGGTTCCACCAAGGGACAGTTTCCCACACGCTTCATATTACATAATAACAGACAGCACAAAAGTAGTGCTTAACGAAGACGGCTCTTTTGAGAAAGAGATCTATTTTCTTGCCAAAATTTACACATATATGGGCAAGAGACGACTTGCCAACTACAAAATCTATTATAACGCCGACTTCCAAAAAGTCGAACTTCTCCGCGCGAGAACTATAAACGGCGACAAAGCTATGCCTATAGAACCCGCCTCGATTAACGACATAACCCCACCCGAATATTCCGATGCATCGATATATGGCAATCTTTTAGCCAAGGTTCTGTCGCTTCCCGCGGTGAGCGAAAGCTCCGTTGTAGAGATACATGCCAAAATAAAAACTGACAAAGACGCACCGATACCATTCGGTGCCATGGAAGTTCTTGTTAGAACCGAACCCTCAAGAAAAACATTCTATGAGGTCGACTACCCGAAAGGCAAGAAAATAAGTTTTCTTTCGGCAACCAGCGCGCCAAAACCGACAAAAAAACCGGGCATGCTTCGATGGATTATAAAAAATTATGGAGGCGTCAACTACGAACCGGGGACGCCGCCACTAAGAGAAGTTTTCCCAACTATTTTCTACTCAGCCTCAAAGAGCTGGGCGGATGAAGCAAAATTCATATATACGCACATTTCACCTAAAATAGTTTTAAACGATACAATAAAAGCAATAGCTGATTCGCTCATTAAAGGCAAAAAAGGCGAAGAAGTTTTATCTGCATTGCTCAGGTTCGTCCAGGATAGATTTACACAGATAAACACCAAGTTCGAATACCACGGTTTTGTTCCTCACAGCGCAGCTGAAGTTCTTAGAAATGGCAGAGGTGATTCGAAAGACCTTTCTGTGTT belongs to bacterium and includes:
- a CDS encoding DUF3857 domain-containing transglutaminase family protein — translated: MRKLAWIILSIVFLGASFAVDLSADTTVEPDLLRLIRSVPPRDSFPHASYYIITDSTKVVLNEDGSFEKEIYFLAKIYTYMGKRRLANYKIYYNADFQKVELLRARTINGDKAMPIEPASINDITPPEYSDASIYGNLLAKVLSLPAVSESSVVEIHAKIKTDKDAPIPFGAMEVLVRTEPSRKTFYEVDYPKGKKISFLSATSAPKPTKKPGMLRWIIKNYGGVNYEPGTPPLREVFPTIFYSASKSWADEAKFIYTHISPKIVLNDTIKAIADSLIKGKKGEEVLSALLRFVQDRFTQINTKFEYHGFVPHSAAEVLRNGRGDSKDLSVLLIALLKAAKIPAKPMLISSYGAKIFNIPTAYQFNKVVVSAVLNGKTYYLDPSSQYAPLNFLGPAAGGYALLVDLGTKKLTKLPADIPESNMAVYSFDIGVDLDGRAEGSVGVTASGIPGEKLRKFFRYKKKSQIKQTLQEAASKVIPGAKFDGDTIFENINTNEGMASVQFTIYAEQYMIRQGNMAIIWFPELPFELVDIPNISLEERKLPLFVDYSRKIMLQNVIKFPADYEVVYAPPMQNIKTPFGTYVVSGQYGDYSAVYNIAFTLNKKVIKPEEYIKFKELVKNLHKKANRIILLKLEE